One window of Henckelia pumila isolate YLH828 unplaced genomic scaffold, ASM3356847v2 CTG_525:::fragment_3, whole genome shotgun sequence genomic DNA carries:
- the LOC140873115 gene encoding uncharacterized protein gives MKFKSETEFREVLRDYNVREGYELLLPKNENCRITAVCKNGCNWRIHASLIMGGPTFQIKTIKGEHTRAKSHVNKLANYKYLAKRIESIVRDNSDIKIDQLKNLITRKCAVEVSKWKIIRAKKTALQKIRGVDNLQYELLWDYCETVLQFNPNSKFVIRRKEDYDPPTFDKMYFSLQAMKNSLLSGCRPIIGLDGCFLKTVPGGQLLVAIGRDGNDNMIPIALAVVQVENRENWTWFLRELLDDIGGLGENMWTFISDIQKGLIEEGAY, from the coding sequence ATGAAGTTCAAAAGTGAAACAGAATTTAGGGAGGTTTTGAGAGATTACAATGTCAGGGAAGGGTATGAATTGTTGTTGCCGAAAAATGAAAATTGTAGGATTACTGCTGTTTGTAAAAATGGTTGTAATTGGAGAATTCATGCATCATTGATTATGGGTGGCCCTAcatttcaaataaaaacaattaaagGTGAACATACACGTGCAAAATCCCATGTAAACAAACTTGCAAATTACAAGTATCTTGCCAAAAGGATTGAAAGTATTGTGAGAGATAATTCTGATATTAAGATAGATCAGTTGAAGAACTTGATAACGAGAAAGTGTGCTGTAGAAGTTAGCAAATGGAAAATCATAAGAGCAAAAAAAACTGCTTTACAAAAAATAAGGGGGGTGGATAATCTACAATATGAACTTTTATGGGATTATTGTGAAACAGTTCTGCAGTTCAATCCAAATAGTAAATTTGTGATTAGGAGAAAGGAAGATTACGACCCACCAACATTTGACAAGATGTATTTTAGTTTGCAGGCAATGAAAAACAGTTTGTTATCTGGGTGTAGACCGATAATAGGTCTTGATGGCTGTTTTTTAAAGACTGTTCCTGGTGGCCAGTTGCTAGTTGCTATTGGTAGAGATGGGAATGATAATATGATTCCTATTGCACTAGCTGTGGTGCAAGTAGAAAATAGGGAAAATTGGACATGGTTTCTTCGTGAGTTGTTGGATGACATTGGTGGATTAGGGGAGAACATGTGGACTTTTATTTCAGACATACAGAAGGGGCTTATTGAAGAAGGGGCTTATTGA
- the LOC140873181 gene encoding uncharacterized protein: MLGKDVEKMVAIGLVWGATNALMRKGALIWDQALKSTPQSDASQIKKWLKLLLIWQYTLPFLINLSASAAFFAILSDSPISLAVPVTNATTFAATAVFGMILGEETHVGLALLGTFLIVSGIYICVV; this comes from the coding sequence ATGCTCGGAAAAGATGTTGAGAAGATGGTCGCGATAGGCCTTGTTTGGGGGGCGACGAATGCCCTAATGCGCAAAGGTGCACTCATATGGGACCAAGCGCTTAAATCTACGCCTCAATCAGACGCGTCCCAGATCAAGAAATGGCTGAAGCTTCTGTTGATTTGGCAGTATACTTTGCCTTTCCTAATTAATCTTTCAGCATCAGCCGCTTTCTTTGCCATTTTGAGTGATTCTCCTATTTCTTTAGCTGTGCCTGTGACCAATGCCACTACCTTTGCCGCCACTGCAGTTTTTGGGATGATTCTCGGAGAGGAAACTCATGTGGGGTTGGCCTTGTTGGGTACTTTTCTTATTGTATCGGGGATATATATTTGTGTTGTGTAA